From a single Dehalococcoidia bacterium genomic region:
- a CDS encoding transposase family protein: MSAILALSVCAMASGARSLYAIAQWGRMQDPATLKTLGFTRDRTPAVSTLHKVFSSMDVDLFERVLGEWIESQLGSEQEAIAIDGKALRGIHGDEIPGVRLVSAYSHR; the protein is encoded by the coding sequence TTGAGTGCGATCTTAGCGCTCTCGGTGTGTGCAATGGCCAGCGGCGCCCGCAGTCTCTATGCCATCGCCCAGTGGGGAAGGATGCAGGACCCGGCCACGCTGAAGACGTTGGGGTTTACCAGAGACAGGACCCCTGCGGTATCGACGCTGCACAAGGTGTTCAGCAGTATGGATGTGGATTTGTTCGAGCGTGTGTTGGGGGAGTGGATCGAGTCCCAGTTGGGATCGGAACAGGAGGCAATAGCTATAGATGGCAAGGCGCTGAGAGGGATACACGGAGATGAGATACCTGGAGTCAGACTGGTGTCAGCCTATAGTCATCGCC
- a CDS encoding DUF1800 domain-containing protein: MAAADLGLMAHLFRRAGFGATREELEAYAARGYEEAVEDLVNPERCPALDEDIITRYVDGENHVIWAGTWIYRMVVTKRPLVEKMALFWHHVFATGVSKVEHPRSMVKHIQMFRDKGLGDFRTLLVELSRDPAMIFWLDNNENKIGEPNENYGRELLELFSMGVGNYSEDDIKNASRAFTGWTFTQPVPLYPQGHYPSEFEFRPELHDDGPKTFLGETGNFDGEDIIDIVVRQEATARFISRHLYNYFVADEPQVPAWSVEPPQDPEAVDTLVRAYFDSNGDMREIMRTLFLSDFFKEARFKRVKSPAEIVAGVLKFGGTLDFPKPQMTRFGTASTLMGQQLLNPPTVEGWHTGKEWIDGGTLNERINFAVEHIGDEDVPGVRNIVDRLGSSKGQLSPEEFTDQCLDLLGPLDVGDQTRETLLEYADESGGTLDLSTPEKREESVPRIIHMLQMIVSSKEFQFA, from the coding sequence ATGGCTGCCGCAGACCTTGGTCTAATGGCCCACCTGTTCAGAAGGGCCGGATTCGGTGCCACGAGGGAAGAGCTTGAAGCGTATGCTGCGAGGGGATACGAAGAAGCTGTCGAAGACCTCGTCAACCCGGAACGGTGCCCTGCACTGGACGAAGACATCATCACCAGGTACGTGGACGGAGAGAACCACGTCATCTGGGCAGGAACCTGGATTTACCGCATGGTCGTCACCAAGCGGCCGCTCGTGGAGAAGATGGCGCTATTCTGGCACCACGTCTTTGCAACTGGCGTCAGCAAGGTCGAGCACCCGAGATCCATGGTGAAGCACATCCAGATGTTCCGCGACAAGGGACTCGGAGACTTCCGCACCCTGCTGGTCGAGCTTTCGAGAGATCCGGCTATGATCTTCTGGCTCGACAACAACGAGAACAAGATAGGCGAGCCGAACGAGAACTACGGCCGCGAGCTCCTGGAGCTGTTCTCGATGGGTGTCGGCAACTACTCGGAGGACGATATCAAGAACGCGTCACGGGCGTTTACAGGATGGACGTTCACGCAGCCCGTCCCGCTCTACCCGCAGGGACACTACCCATCCGAGTTCGAGTTCAGGCCAGAACTGCACGACGACGGTCCCAAGACGTTCCTCGGCGAGACCGGCAACTTCGACGGTGAGGACATCATCGACATAGTCGTCAGGCAGGAGGCGACCGCGAGATTCATCTCGAGGCACCTCTACAACTACTTCGTTGCCGACGAGCCGCAGGTGCCGGCGTGGTCGGTTGAGCCCCCACAGGACCCGGAGGCGGTCGATACGCTGGTCAGGGCGTACTTCGACAGCAACGGAGACATGCGCGAGATCATGCGTACGCTGTTCCTGTCCGACTTCTTCAAGGAGGCCAGGTTCAAGAGGGTGAAGAGCCCGGCTGAGATAGTGGCCGGTGTGCTGAAGTTCGGTGGAACGCTCGATTTCCCCAAGCCGCAGATGACCCGCTTCGGGACAGCCTCCACGCTCATGGGCCAGCAGCTTCTCAACCCGCCGACGGTCGAGGGCTGGCACACGGGCAAGGAGTGGATAGACGGCGGTACGCTCAACGAGCGGATCAACTTCGCCGTCGAGCACATCGGTGACGAGGATGTCCCTGGTGTGCGGAACATCGTGGACCGCCTGGGCAGCTCGAAAGGCCAGCTGTCTCCGGAGGAGTTCACCGACCAGTGCCTGGACCTTCTCGGACCGCTGGACGTTGGTGACCAGACCCGCGAGACGCTGCTCGAGTACGCCGACGAATCGGGAGGAACGCTGGACCTCAGCACTCCAGAGAAGCGCGAGGAGAGCGTACCCAGGATCATCCACATGCTGCAGATGATCGTTTCAAGCAAGGAGTTCCAGTTCGCCTAA